CATTAAAAAAGCATACACCGGAAGAAGATTTTTGCTTCTAAAATTAAAAGCGAATCTTTTTAGCTCCTCCTCTTTTAAACTCTTTGTTTTATTTAAAATTTCTAGCCAAACGAAGGGATCTTTTATATTGATATCGTTGCTATTATTTTCAAAATCAAAAGTGACAAAATTATCGATTTTTTTGTGAAGTCTCTCTTTAGCGTAAATAGAGTAGATATTAATATCTTTTGATTCGGTAAGTTTTTCTAAAATTTTTGGATTTTTTGTTATAAGGTATAACCAAAAAAGAGCTTTATCTTTATCGAAAGTATAGTATGCTTTATTATAAGAGTATATTAAAAACCTTTTAGCTATCTCGTATTTTGAATATCTAATGGCATTAATCGCTATCAAAAAAGATGAATAAGCACTTAAATCTTGAGTAGAGATATCAAAAAAGGAAAAATGAATTTTTTTTAATTTAGGATTGGTTATTGCGATATTTACAAAAGTGTCAAAACCTTTTTTATTTTTGATTTTTTCCAAAAAATATGTCGGTATTGTGTAGTTAAGGTGTTTTTCACGAAATTTATCTCCTACTTGGTTAAAAATGTTAAAAAATATATATTCATTATTTAAAAGTATAAAAAAAGGGTATTTGGAAGACAAAACAGTGAAAATTTTATAAGTTTTTTCGAACTTTTTTACTTTTTTTGCTATTTTTTTTCTCTCTTCCAAGTCTAAAGATACAAATTTATAGGGACTCATCCCCGCAGCAATACACTCCGCGTTTTCTTTTATATACTCTTTAGGTTTTAGTTTCATACATCTAGCGATCTCTTTTATATATTTATCATCGCTTTTTTTTGCAAATCTAAGAAAGATTTTTCTATTTACGTTTTTTGTTTGATAGAAGGCTTTATTGGCTTCATTGGAAGTGATATTTTGATCTAAAAAACGCCATATATAGTAATCTTTGGCAACAGATGTGGGCTTTTGCGTTATAAAATCTAATGTTACCTCTTTTGAAAATAGCAAAAGAGGTAACATTAAAATCAGTTTTTTCATTGCAATGAGTATGCTAGCTGAAAAAGAAGTTTAACCAAAAAGAGATCTATAAACTGCAATACGATAATAACGATTAGAGGTGCAAGATCGATACCCCCGATAACTGTAGGTATATATTTTCTTATAAAATAGTAAACTGGTTCGGTGAGTCTATAGAGTGTTTGAACTATAGGATTGTAAGGATCCGGTCGTACCCAGCTTATAAGCGCGGCTATAATAACAACCCATATATAGATATTGATTACCATATGTAAAATGTTAGCGACAGCTTCTAAAAGTGTGGAAATAACTATCATCTTACTACCTCATTTATGAATTTTCTTAAAATCGGATACAAAAGCGAAATTTCCGGTCCGTGCTCCTGGCCGGTTAAGAGTAGTCTTAATGGTTTGAAAAACTTTTTACCTTTCAATCCGCTTTCTTGCATCAACATTTTTTTGAACTCATCAAACTTTTTTATATTACTATAATCTTTTATCAACTTTTTTAAAACTTCAACCTCTTTTTCATACTCGGATGGAATCTCTTTTTTAGAAAAAATCTTTTCTATCTTAGGCTTTAGCTCTTTTAAAGTACTTGCCTCTTCAATATATATTTTAGCAAGTTTTCCTATATTTTCATCATCATAACCCAAAAGTTTGGCTAAGATTTTATCATCTAATATTTTAATATGCGCTCTATTTATAAATCTTAGTTTATCTAAATCAAATTTGGCGCTGTTTTTTGATAGATTTTTAAGATCGAACCAATCTATAGCCTCTTGCATAGTAAATATCTCTTTTGGAGTTTTGTTACCCAGAAGTATGAGATAGTTTGCGATCGCTTGTGGCAAAAAACCTTCTTCCAAAAGCCATTTTACACTTGAGGCCTTATCCCGTTTGCTCATCTTTTTGCCCTCTTCATTTAAAATTATTGGAAGATGGCAATAATCTATATCTTTCGTGTATCCTAAAAGCTCTCTTATGTGTATCTGCTTTGGAGTATTTGATAGATGATCTTCTCCTCTTATGATTAAAGATACATCATGAAGCATATCATCTATCGAACATGCAAAATTGTAAGTCGGTCTTTCATCTGCTCTTAAAATAACAAAAGAGTCCACTTCATTTGGCTCAAAAGCCATTTTTCCTTTTAAAATATCATTAAACTCAATCCTTTTTTGGGGTTTTTTGATTCTGACTACAAAAGGTTCTGCTTTTTTAGATGCTTCTTCAATAGTGATCTCTTCACATTTTCCGCTATATCTATAGGCAATTTTTGTTTTTTTTGCCTTTTCTCTCTCTTTTTCAAGTTCCTCTTTGGTACAAAAACATGCAAAGGCTTTTTTGTCCTGCAAAAGTTTATATGCAAAATTTTGATGAAAGGTGATGTTTTTACTTTGATATAGAAGTTCGTCATACTCAATATCGAATTTTTTCAAGATTTCTAGTATCTCTTTATCTTTTCCATCTATATTTCTTTCAATATCGGTATCTTCGATTCTAACCAAAAATCTCTCTTGTTTTTGTTTCGCAACTATATAGTTGAAAATAGCGACTCTTAAATTTCCTATATGCATATCGCCTGTCGGGCTTGGAGCAAATCTAAGCATAATTCTCCTTGTTTAAATTTATAGAGTATTTCATAACTCCACACTAATTGAGTGTTCTGAATAAATAGCAAATTTCGCTCAAGCAAGTTATCATTTTTGCTTTCGGCAACGCTTGAAAATTTTATTAAAAAGTGCGAACGGGAGGAGCGTTAAGCCAGCACAAACTGCTTTGCGTTGGTAGCTCCGCACGGCGAGGCGTTTATGCAAACTTGCATAGCCTACGCCAGGGGAGCGCCCCTTCGGGGTTGAGCGCACTTTTTTGCTCTTATGACCAACATAAAATTTTCAAGCTAAAATGATAAAGCTTTCGCTTAATTTCTATTTATTCAGAGGGTTCAATTAACAAATAAGTTTTGGGATTTTATCCAATTTTTGGTATATTTATCATAAAAATAATAAGGAGTGGCTTTTTTTGAGAAGAGTAAGAAAAAGAGTAATAAGCAACATCATCTCAAAGAGTTTCGGAAAATTTGCTAGTCACAGATTTCATCCTGCTCTTCAAAAATTTATTAACAGATCGTATGTTAAATTTTTAAAATTGGATATGAAAGAGTTTAAAAAAGCTGAAGAGTATAAAACTCTTAATGAGCTTTTTACTAGAGAGCTTATTAACCAAAGAGACATAGATATAGATCAAAAATCGGTTGTATCTCCTACAGATTCGCTTATAACAGAATGCGGAAAACTCCAAAAAGATAGACTTTTTCAGATAAAAGGTATGGAGTATTGTGTTGACTCTTTGTTATTGGAGTGTGACGAAAAGAGTAAAAAAAGAGTTTATAACGGTGAATTTATAAATTTTTATCTCTCTCCAAGAGATTATCATAGGTACCACATGCCTTATGATCTTCAGATAAAAAAAGTGATTCATATTCCAGGTAAGCTCTATCCGGTTAACCTTAGATATCTTAGAAAAAAGATAAATCTTTTCATAGAAAACGAAAGGGTTATTTTAGAGTGCTATACAAAAGATTCTAAATTGCTTTATATCGTTTTGGTAGGCGCTTTGAATGTAGGACAGATGACTTTGGTTTTTGAAAGTAGGATAGAGACAAACAAAAATAGAGAAATTTCTGTTTATGAGTATGAAAATCTTTGGATGAATAAAGGCGAACTTCTAGGATATTTCAAGATGGGTTCGACGGTAGTGATGCTTTTTGAAAAAGATAGTGTAAAATTAGAAATAGTTGCAGGCCAAAAAGTAAAGTTCGGCGATAAAGTGGCCGAATTTTACTAAGCAGATATCAAAATTTAATAAAAGGATTATTATGGAAAAAGAGGATATTTTAGTAGTTGAAGCTGAGATTTTACCGGATGGACTTGGGAGCTGGGTTATAAAGGCTATAAATAAAGAGACGGGAGAAGAGAGATTTTGTAAAACGATAGAAGATTATAACGCATTTTTAAACGAATGTGTATATTCTACCCAAAAAGATAATTTTCAAGCCGTATGGAACGAATCTCCAAAAGCAACTCCGGAAATGATAGCAGATGTTAGGCAGAAGTTGATGAAGTTTTATGATCAAATAAATCAAGTTGAACAATAATTAGTATATTAGTGTATTGGTGTATTTGATGTAAACAAACATTAACGATACATCAATATACTATTTGTTTTCCACCTAAAAATTAAACAAACTTTCGTTTTACTGAGTTAACTATTTCATAGCTTTGCAATAGAAATTGAAATTGCAAGACACTTTAGTAAAACTTATAACTCCAAACATTAAAAAAATCATGAAAATACCGAAATTATCACAATAAGGAGTTTTTCTTTTTTTTAATGCTTATAAAAAATCATATACTTTTAAGAATCTATATGATATAAAATTTGTATGAAGATAAATCGCGCATTTTTAGTAAAGAATATAAAAGAAATCAGTACAGAGATAGATAAAGAGTATAGCGACGTACTTCTTTCAAATAAGAGTATAGAGCTATTAGAAAAGTTTTTTCAAAAAAATGGTGCTGAGGAGTTACGGGAGTTTGGAAAATATTGTGCGATACAAGAGATCCCTTATTTGGAGCTTAATTTTATCATCGAAGATCTTTTTAAGCGGGTATATATAGAATATAACGAGTATATTGATCACATCGCATATGGTTATTTACATATAAAACTGCAAAATGACGCCAAATATTTTGAGATAAAAGTTCAAAAGATATTCGTCGCGACGATAAATAAAGTACGTGATACCATTAATTTGCATATATACTGGATACTTGAGTTTATCTCTTCCGTTACTAACAATACCAAACCGCCGCAGATGGATGAAACCCAGTGCCATCTTGGATGCTGGATTGAAAAAATGAGCGAAGAGTTTGATACAAAAGAGATTCGAGAGCAGCATCACAACCTACATACTTTAGCGAAACATGCTTATATATCTTACCAAAAAGGGGCTTTTCACAGATTTTTGTTACTCTATATAGATATGATCTACTATAGTGCGATTATACGCCAAAATATTTTACAATACTTTACGGAAGAGGAGCTTATATCTATCACTATAGATGTTCTAACACACCTTCCTAACCGTTTTACCCTACAAAGCGACGTAAAAAATCTTGATGCGAGTATGAGCATTTTTTTGTTCAATATTAAAGATTTTTCAAAAATTAATCTAATGTTTGGTCAAAGAACGGGCGATAAAGTTATAAAAAGTGTTGCTCAAGTATTGTTGCAATGTAAAGAGTGTCAAAAAGTTTATCGTATATACGGAGACGAGTTTGGCGTATTGCTAAAAAATGAGAACGTATATGAATCTATTCAAAAACTTGTCAATATTCTCGAGAGCCAACCTTATCCGAAAGATACGAAACTCGTAAACATCACTATTTATGGATCATACGCAAAAGTAGGCGAACATCTGCTTGAGAAAGCGGAGTTCGGTATCATATACGGCAAACAAAACTCAAACAAAATTACAAACGTTGATAGATTCACACGTGAAGAGATGCTTGAATACGCAAAGAACCTTCAGCTCTCGCAACGCTTGCAACTTGCTTTTGCTAGTAATAAGATCTATCCATATTATCAACCAATTTTTAATATCGATACGGGTAGGATTGAAAAATATGAAGTGCTTTTGCGGGTTGAAGACTTAAGCGGTAGAATTATGTCTCCATCGGAATTTTTGGATGTGCTTAAAAATATGTTTATCTATCCTGAAGTTACAAAAATGGTATTAATCAAAGCGTTTGACAAATTCAAAGATAAACCATACGAGTTTAGCGTCAACTTGTCCTTTCGTGACATTATCAATGAAGAGACTAGCCATATGATAGAAAATATCATACAAAACAATCCTCAAACCACCAAACGGCTTACTATCGAGTTGCTTGAGTACGAAGCGATCCTCAACTTTTCTAAAGTTTCACAGTTTATTGAAAAAGTAAGGAGTTATGGTGTTAAGATAGCGCTGGATGATTTTGGTGCCGGGTATTCAAACTTTATCAATATTTTTAAACTCAATATCGACTTTATCAAGATAGACGGTTCAATTATTCAAAACATTTTAATCGATAAAAAATCGAAAGTACTTGTAATATCGATACAAAATATTGCGGAAGAGATAGGCGCAAAAACCATAGCGGAATTTGTTTCAAGCGAACGGATATTTGAGGCCGTCAAACTATTTGGAGTGAACTATGCACAAGGTTATTTCATAGGAGAGCCTAAGGCAGATTTGCAATAGATATATTAAGTTTTAGTTTGGAACTTTGTTTTGGTCTAAATAAGTATGTGACGAGGTATAGCTATAACTACTTCATTATGATATTAAAAATCGCAAATTGCTAAAGATGTCCAAATTTTAATACAACAAATTTCTTGATATTCCCTAATCAAGCTACATTAAATCCGGATTTCCAATAAGTAAAAGCACTACTATAATAAATTCTATTACAAAACCCGGTTTTAAACTATTTTCAAAAGATAATGAAATGATTATCAAGATTAAGAAAAAGGTAAGTTTTCTTTTTGTATTATTTCAAAAATTGATTTATAGGATTTGTTATGAAAAGGGTATTTGTAGCTGTCGCTCTTTTTGCGGCTGTAAATATTGTTGCAGAGACATCTTTAAGAACAAAGTTGGGTGAAAATACGCCTCTAGAACATACAAAAAGTGAAATTAGATTTGGATACATTTATCAAGATAATAGAGACAAATATGATACAAAAGCTTTAGGATTTGGCGGTCATTTACATATTTATACAAAAGAGTTTTACGGCTTTAGCGCAGTTTCAAGTTTTTATGCGGTAGGAGATTTTGGACTAAATCCTTCTTTGGATGAAACAAACGAAAATCTATTGGGTTCAAAAAAGAGAGGAGCGGCTTTTGTAAGTGAAGCCTATGTGAAGTATCATTTTGGAAAATCAGTTTTAAAGGCTGGAAGAATGATGGTGGATACTCCACATGCTGATAGTGACGATATTATGATGATTCCAAATTTTTTTCAAGGTGTTTGTTTTAAGAGTTACTTTTATAAAGATATTGAAATAACATTTGCAAAACTTGACAAAATGGCTGGATGGGAGAACGGTATTGATGCTTCAAAATTTGTTAATATCAGTGAAGTTATTGGAGTAGAAAAAAGAACTGACGGTATGGCTTTAGCTTCGATAGAGTATGAAAAGGGATATAAAAATATATCTATTTGGTTTTATAAAATTTATGATATTGCTGATGATTATTTTATAACTGCCGGCAACTCTTTTTTGTACAAAGATTTAGAGTTTTATCTTGCTTTTCAGCTAGATAGGGCAATAAACAGTGGAGACTCATTACTTGGTAAAATAGATACGAAAACTTTTGGAGTTCTAACTGAACTTTTTGTAAAAGATGTTAAAATTCAATGGGCATATAATGAAGAGCTTGGTTCAACAAAAAGTTTTTTTAGTTTAGGTGGAGGTCCTTTTTTTACCTCGCTGGAAGAACAAACAATAGACTCTATTCAAGCTAAAAACGCAAAGAGCTATACTTTGGGCGTAGAATACTATTTTAACGAAGATATAACGATAGGAGTTGCGAGAGGCGTTTTTAAAGCCGGCAATGAAGAAGAGTTTTATACTATAGAGAATGACATTTATGTGGAAGCTACGCTCAAGGATGATATAAATTTACAATTTGTTTGCGCTTTTATCGATGATCAAATAGATTCAAGAAATGATCACAATATTTTTAGAGTAGTTTTGAAAAAGAGTTTCAGGAGATGAGATGAAGAGTATTGTAGAGATGAAAATAGACGAAGAAGCAGTTATAAAAAAGATCAAAGCAAAAGAACCGGTCAAAAGTAGATTGACCGCTATGGGAGTAGCCAAAGGAAACAGACTAAAACTGCTCGATTATACTCTTAAAAAACAGACTTGGGAAGTAGATGTTGAGGGAACAAGAGTAGCGTTAAGAAAAGAGGAAGCAGAAAGTATATTGGTTGATTAGACTCAATTATGCAAATTATTATATAATTTTATATTTTAAAGAAATAAGAGGCGAGATATGAAAAAAATCAAAGTGGCGTTGGTAGGTCAGCCTAATGTAGGAAAATCATCTATTATAAACTCGATAACAGATGCTAAACTGCACGTGGGAAATTTCGCCGGGGTTACTGTAGAGAAGAAAGAGGTTTTGGTTAAAAAAGAGGATTATGAGATTGATATAGTCGATCTTCCCGGAATTTACTCTCTTAATGCATATACTCCGGAAGAGCACGTAGCGAAAAAGTATCTTTTAGAGGAGGATTATGATCTTATCATCAACGTGGTAGATGCCAATGTTTTACAAAGAAATCTTATATTTACCATGCAACTTCTCGATATGAATAAAAAGATGATTTTAGTAGTGAATATGATAGATGAGGTAGAAAAAAACGGTGGAAAAATTGATGCTCACAAGCTCTCTTCTTTGTTAGGAATTCCAGTTATTTTGACATCTGCAAAAGAGAATAGGGGAGTTGATGAGATAATCGACAAAGTTATCGAAGTTTACAATTTGCCACAACCAAAAAGAAAGATTTTTTACAATGAAAAAATAGAGGAAGAGATTGTTAAGCTTTCAAATATTCTTATGAAATCTCCACATTTTAATGATAAAGAGGAGTCTCGTTTTTTTATCATTAGACTTTTAGAAAAAGATGAAGATATATATAAAATAGTCCATGATCTTCCTATATTTTTAGAACTTCACGAAGAGCTTGGAGAGAGTATTAAAAAGCTTAAATTGGAGTTCGATGAAGAGAGTGTGACCGACATCTTTACCGATGAGAGAAACTCTTTGGCAAAAAGTATCGTAATGCAGGTTATGATACTCCCTCAAAAAGAGAGTTTGACGGATAAAATAGATAAGATATTAATACATCCTATTTTTGGTTTGCCAATATTTCTTTTTTTTATGTGGCTACTTTTTCAGCTTACATTTCAAGTCGGTTCTATTCCTATGGAGTATATAGACCAAACGGTAACCAATTTTGCTCAGTGGCTTAAAATGATACTACCCAAAGGGGATTTAAACTCCGTTATAACCGATGGTGTGATTCCAGCAGTTGGCGCTATCATAATGTTTTTGCCAAATATCCTAATACTCTTTTTAGGTATCAATCTTCTGGAACAGACCGGATATATGGCAAGGGCTGCCTTTTTGCTAGATGGTTTTTTAAAAAAGTTCGGGCTTCAAGGGAAAGCTTTCATTCCTTTGGTAAGTGGTTTTGGTTGTACTGTTCCTGCATATATGGCAGCTAGAACGCTTAAAAATCCAAAAGACAGACTAATAACTATGCTGGTTTTGGGATTTATGAACTGTAGTGCTAGACTTCCGGTTTATGTTCTTTTTATAGCCGCTTTTTTTCCTGCTCATAATGCAGGTAACGTACTTTTTGTCATCTATATAAGCGGTGCTATTCTTGGTCTTGTAGTAGCCAAAATATTACGTACCGTACTTTTTAAAGGGGAACCTGAACCTTTTGTTATGGAGATGCCTCCATATAGGTTTCCTTCGGTTAAGGCTCTTTTGATGGAGCTGTGGATAAAAGCTAAAATATTTATAAAAAAAGCAGGTACTTTTATTGCCGGTACCGCTATGATAGTCTGGTTTTTGAGTTCTTATCCAGTAGATGAGACTCTAAAAACGGAGTATTTAAAAAAGATAGAGTTTGCCACAAGTAAAGAAGAAAAAAGAGTGTTGCAAAATGAACTTGCTGCTAAAGAGCTTGAAAGTAGCTATCTTGGAATGGTTGGAAAGGCAATTGAGCCAATTTTTTCTCCGATAGGGTTTGATTGGAGACTTAGTGTAGCCACTATTAGTGGTTTGGCTGCAAAAGAGGTGATTGTATCTACTTTGGCTACTTTATATGCGGTTGGAGAAGCTGACGAACACAGTACTACACTTATTAACAAATTAAGAGAAAATATCGATTTTAAAACGGCTATTGCGCTAATTATAATAATAATGATCTATTCTCCGTGTATTGCGGCTATGAGTACTTTTTACGCTGAAGTACCTCAGTGGGCTTGGAGAGCGTTTTATACCATATATCCAAATGTTTTAGCGTGGACTTTAGCTTTTATTGTTTATAGAGTTTTATTGCTTTTTGGTCTGTGATAGAGTATTTTTTGATTTTAAAGATGAATGTTGGATGATCTATTTTAAGTCTAGATAAAATCTAAAACTAAAAAGCAGACATTCAACATTCATCTTGATTTTCTAACTATAAAACCTTTTTACTACTTTATTACAAAATTAAATAAGATATTAACCTTCATTTTGGTAATATTCATCAAATTTTCTTAAAAGGTAAGAGATGGATTGTGGATTTCCAACAATTAACGAAAATAAAGAATCGATTAAATCCATTTTTAAAAGTGTCAAAACTATAGCGATTGTAGGTCTTTCTCCAGATCCTTCAAAAGATAGTCATAAAGTTGCGGCTTACTTGCAAAGTGCCGGATACAAAATAATCCCAATATACCCTAAAGGCGAAGAGATTTTAGGTGAAAAGGTTTATAAAAGTTTGGAACTTGTACCGGATAAAATTGATATGATTGATATTTTTAGAAAGCCCGCCGCTGTTTTGCCTATTGTTGAAATAGCTATAAGTAGAGGGGATATAAAAGTTGTTTGGATGCAAAAGGGTATCGTTAATAACGAAGCCGCTGAACTAGCTCATAAGTCTGGAATAAAAGTGGTACAAAACATGTGTACTATGATTGAACATAAAAATCTATTTGTTTAACGAAAATTTTGTATGTTTCAAACTGCAAAATTTCTATTTCTTCCGTTATAGTTCTAAAAGTTAAGGAAGTTTGATGATAGATCTTCTAAAGATAAAAGAGGCGCAAAAAAGGGTTGAACAAGTAGCGGTAAAAACTCCTTTTGCCTATGCTCCGATTTTAAGTAAAAGATATTCTAGTGATGTTTATCTAAAAAAAGAGAATCTACAAGTAACAGGAGCTTTTAAAATAAGAGGAGCTTTTAACAAAATAGCCCAACTAGATGAGAGTGAGAAAAAGATGGGAGTGGTTGCCGCAAGCGCGGGA
This Nitrosophilus labii DNA region includes the following protein-coding sequences:
- a CDS encoding CoA-binding protein: MDCGFPTINENKESIKSIFKSVKTIAIVGLSPDPSKDSHKVAAYLQSAGYKIIPIYPKGEEILGEKVYKSLELVPDKIDMIDIFRKPAAVLPIVEIAISRGDIKVVWMQKGIVNNEAAELAHKSGIKVVQNMCTMIEHKNLFV
- a CDS encoding OprD family outer membrane porin, whose translation is MKRVFVAVALFAAVNIVAETSLRTKLGENTPLEHTKSEIRFGYIYQDNRDKYDTKALGFGGHLHIYTKEFYGFSAVSSFYAVGDFGLNPSLDETNENLLGSKKRGAAFVSEAYVKYHFGKSVLKAGRMMVDTPHADSDDIMMIPNFFQGVCFKSYFYKDIEITFAKLDKMAGWENGIDASKFVNISEVIGVEKRTDGMALASIEYEKGYKNISIWFYKIYDIADDYFITAGNSFLYKDLEFYLAFQLDRAINSGDSLLGKIDTKTFGVLTELFVKDVKIQWAYNEELGSTKSFFSLGGGPFFTSLEEQTIDSIQAKNAKSYTLGVEYYFNEDITIGVARGVFKAGNEEEFYTIENDIYVEATLKDDINLQFVCAFIDDQIDSRNDHNIFRVVLKKSFRR
- the feoB gene encoding ferrous iron transport protein B; the protein is MKKIKVALVGQPNVGKSSIINSITDAKLHVGNFAGVTVEKKEVLVKKEDYEIDIVDLPGIYSLNAYTPEEHVAKKYLLEEDYDLIINVVDANVLQRNLIFTMQLLDMNKKMILVVNMIDEVEKNGGKIDAHKLSSLLGIPVILTSAKENRGVDEIIDKVIEVYNLPQPKRKIFYNEKIEEEIVKLSNILMKSPHFNDKEESRFFIIRLLEKDEDIYKIVHDLPIFLELHEELGESIKKLKLEFDEESVTDIFTDERNSLAKSIVMQVMILPQKESLTDKIDKILIHPIFGLPIFLFFMWLLFQLTFQVGSIPMEYIDQTVTNFAQWLKMILPKGDLNSVITDGVIPAVGAIIMFLPNILILFLGINLLEQTGYMARAAFLLDGFLKKFGLQGKAFIPLVSGFGCTVPAYMAARTLKNPKDRLITMLVLGFMNCSARLPVYVLFIAAFFPAHNAGNVLFVIYISGAILGLVVAKILRTVLFKGEPEPFVMEMPPYRFPSVKALLMELWIKAKIFIKKAGTFIAGTAMIVWFLSSYPVDETLKTEYLKKIEFATSKEEKRVLQNELAAKELESSYLGMVGKAIEPIFSPIGFDWRLSVATISGLAAKEVIVSTLATLYAVGEADEHSTTLINKLRENIDFKTAIALIIIIMIYSPCIAAMSTFYAEVPQWAWRAFYTIYPNVLAWTLAFIVYRVLLLFGL
- a CDS encoding YggT family protein, with amino-acid sequence MIVISTLLEAVANILHMVINIYIWVVIIAALISWVRPDPYNPIVQTLYRLTEPVYYFIRKYIPTVIGGIDLAPLIVIIVLQFIDLFLVKLLFQLAYSLQ
- a CDS encoding lytic transglycosylase domain-containing protein — translated: MKKLILMLPLLLFSKEVTLDFITQKPTSVAKDYYIWRFLDQNITSNEANKAFYQTKNVNRKIFLRFAKKSDDKYIKEIARCMKLKPKEYIKENAECIAAGMSPYKFVSLDLEERKKIAKKVKKFEKTYKIFTVLSSKYPFFILLNNEYIFFNIFNQVGDKFREKHLNYTIPTYFLEKIKNKKGFDTFVNIAITNPKLKKIHFSFFDISTQDLSAYSSFLIAINAIRYSKYEIAKRFLIYSYNKAYYTFDKDKALFWLYLITKNPKILEKLTESKDINIYSIYAKERLHKKIDNFVTFDFENNSNDINIKDPFVWLEILNKTKSLKEEELKRFAFNFRSKNLLPVYAFLMERYYKYKIHPYITPFESYLKGVDKKDRALIYALARQESRFIPSSISTSFALGTMQIMPFLAKAIAKEKNIDGFDLDLMFEPKINLDFALHHIKFLKRKLKHPLLIAYAYNGGIGFTKRKIVKTDIFDENKFEPFLGMELVPYPESRKYGKKVLANYVIYCKILGVKENLHSLIEKLVPFDRNHRF
- the gltX gene encoding glutamate--tRNA ligase, with amino-acid sequence MLRFAPSPTGDMHIGNLRVAIFNYIVAKQKQERFLVRIEDTDIERNIDGKDKEILEILKKFDIEYDELLYQSKNITFHQNFAYKLLQDKKAFACFCTKEELEKEREKAKKTKIAYRYSGKCEEITIEEASKKAEPFVVRIKKPQKRIEFNDILKGKMAFEPNEVDSFVILRADERPTYNFACSIDDMLHDVSLIIRGEDHLSNTPKQIHIRELLGYTKDIDYCHLPIILNEEGKKMSKRDKASSVKWLLEEGFLPQAIANYLILLGNKTPKEIFTMQEAIDWFDLKNLSKNSAKFDLDKLRFINRAHIKILDDKILAKLLGYDDENIGKLAKIYIEEASTLKELKPKIEKIFSKKEIPSEYEKEVEVLKKLIKDYSNIKKFDEFKKMLMQESGLKGKKFFKPLRLLLTGQEHGPEISLLYPILRKFINEVVR
- a CDS encoding phosphatidylserine decarboxylase; the protein is MRRVRKRVISNIISKSFGKFASHRFHPALQKFINRSYVKFLKLDMKEFKKAEEYKTLNELFTRELINQRDIDIDQKSVVSPTDSLITECGKLQKDRLFQIKGMEYCVDSLLLECDEKSKKRVYNGEFINFYLSPRDYHRYHMPYDLQIKKVIHIPGKLYPVNLRYLRKKINLFIENERVILECYTKDSKLLYIVLVGALNVGQMTLVFESRIETNKNREISVYEYENLWMNKGELLGYFKMGSTVVMLFEKDSVKLEIVAGQKVKFGDKVAEFY
- a CDS encoding FeoA family protein is translated as MKSIVEMKIDEEAVIKKIKAKEPVKSRLTAMGVAKGNRLKLLDYTLKKQTWEVDVEGTRVALRKEEAESILVD
- a CDS encoding EAL domain-containing protein; this encodes MKINRAFLVKNIKEISTEIDKEYSDVLLSNKSIELLEKFFQKNGAEELREFGKYCAIQEIPYLELNFIIEDLFKRVYIEYNEYIDHIAYGYLHIKLQNDAKYFEIKVQKIFVATINKVRDTINLHIYWILEFISSVTNNTKPPQMDETQCHLGCWIEKMSEEFDTKEIREQHHNLHTLAKHAYISYQKGAFHRFLLLYIDMIYYSAIIRQNILQYFTEEELISITIDVLTHLPNRFTLQSDVKNLDASMSIFLFNIKDFSKINLMFGQRTGDKVIKSVAQVLLQCKECQKVYRIYGDEFGVLLKNENVYESIQKLVNILESQPYPKDTKLVNITIYGSYAKVGEHLLEKAEFGIIYGKQNSNKITNVDRFTREEMLEYAKNLQLSQRLQLAFASNKIYPYYQPIFNIDTGRIEKYEVLLRVEDLSGRIMSPSEFLDVLKNMFIYPEVTKMVLIKAFDKFKDKPYEFSVNLSFRDIINEETSHMIENIIQNNPQTTKRLTIELLEYEAILNFSKVSQFIEKVRSYGVKIALDDFGAGYSNFINIFKLNIDFIKIDGSIIQNILIDKKSKVLVISIQNIAEEIGAKTIAEFVSSERIFEAVKLFGVNYAQGYFIGEPKADLQ